The Microbacterium sp. KUDC0406 genome includes a window with the following:
- a CDS encoding FAD-binding oxidoreductase: MAVPHRTTRSSSHWTGCGGSRSIRSCRWPPCSRAHSTWRSRPSASEHGLWYPPDPSSQEFCSIGGNVATNAGGLCCVKYGVTTDYVLGLTVVLADGKAVKLGGPRLKDVAGLSLTKLFVGSEGTLGIITEIVLRLVPAQRTPTTLVAMFPTLSGAIQAVLDIKGAMRPSMLEFMDQVAINAVEDMTRMELDRSAAAMLIVQSDEPEALAEEQIAAVEVICGANGATECYATNDPDESEALIEARRQAIPAVEKRGALLLEDVGVPLPRLGDLVLGVAEIAARHRTEISIVAHAGDGNTHPLLVLDPSDPGQKERADIAYGEVMDLAIALGGTITGEHGVGRLKQPWLGDYLGEDVLDLNLRIKKALDPQNILNPGAVFGVL, translated from the coding sequence GTGGCAGTTCCGCACAGGACGACGCGATCGTCGTCTCACTGGACCGGATGCGGCGGATCACGATCGATCCGCTCGTGCAGATGGCCACCGTGCAGCCGGGCGCATTCAACGTGGAGGTCAAGGCCGTCGGCATCCGAGCACGGCCTCTGGTACCCGCCGGACCCGTCGTCACAGGAGTTCTGCTCGATCGGCGGCAACGTCGCCACGAACGCCGGCGGCCTGTGCTGTGTGAAGTACGGCGTGACCACCGACTACGTGCTCGGCCTCACGGTCGTGCTGGCCGACGGCAAGGCCGTGAAGCTCGGCGGCCCGCGGCTCAAGGACGTCGCCGGCCTGTCGCTGACCAAGCTGTTCGTCGGCAGCGAGGGCACTCTCGGCATCATCACCGAGATCGTGCTGCGGCTGGTGCCGGCGCAGCGCACGCCCACCACGCTGGTGGCGATGTTCCCGACGCTGTCCGGCGCGATCCAGGCGGTGCTCGACATCAAGGGTGCGATGCGCCCGTCGATGCTGGAGTTCATGGACCAGGTCGCGATCAACGCGGTCGAGGACATGACCCGGATGGAGCTGGACCGCAGCGCGGCGGCGATGCTGATCGTGCAGTCCGACGAGCCCGAGGCGCTGGCCGAGGAGCAGATCGCCGCCGTCGAGGTGATCTGCGGCGCGAACGGCGCGACCGAGTGCTACGCCACGAACGATCCCGATGAGAGCGAGGCGCTCATCGAGGCGCGTCGTCAGGCGATCCCCGCGGTCGAGAAGCGCGGCGCGCTGCTGCTGGAGGATGTCGGCGTGCCGCTCCCCCGCCTCGGTGACCTGGTGCTCGGCGTCGCGGAGATCGCCGCACGGCACCGCACCGAGATCTCGATCGTCGCGCATGCGGGCGACGGCAACACGCATCCGCTGCTCGTACTCGACCCGTCGGACCCGGGCCAGAAGGAGCGCGCGGACATCGCGTACGGCGAGGTCATGGATCTGGCGATCGCTCTGGGCGGAACGATCACCGGCGAGCACGGCGTGGGCCGGCTGAAGCAGCCGTGGCTCGGCGACTATCTCGGCGAGGACGTGCTCGACCTCAACCTGCGCATCAAGAAGGCGCTGGACCCGCAGAACATCCTCAACCCCGGTGCCGTGTTCGGCGTGCTCTGA